DNA sequence from the Bradyrhizobium sp. CIAT3101 genome:
GTGCAGGACCTCGACCCGCGCGCCCTCGACAAAGCCGAGCTCGATCAGCCGGCTCTCGAGCTCGATGTCCGAGAGTGCCGAGCCGGCGTCCTTGGCGGAGAGGTGCTGGATGACGCCGGTATAGCCGCGCTTGGCCAGGCCCAGCGGCATCTCGCGGCGCGTATCGTGGGTGTCGGTCATGCCCTGTATTTTCAACGCAGGGCAGGGAGGTCAAGCGCGCACGCTCGTTGAAACTGCACCTTAGAGTGATTTTA
Encoded proteins:
- a CDS encoding FeoA family protein; amino-acid sequence: MTDTHDTRREMPLGLAKRGYTGVIQHLSAKDAGSALSDIELESRLIELGFVEGARVEVLHEGLVGRDPIAVRVDNITIAVRRREAMAIIVA